AATCAagttaatcaaatttttaaatttaagctaTATTTATCTCTttatatcaaatataaaatatattttttcaccaattatagtaattaaataagtcaaataatcCATTTATAGACATATCTCTAATATTGTTAGTTAAGACTAATTATTGGAAATCCATACTTACACGATAAAGGAAAGACAAAACTTGATTTCTACTAACATTGCCCTTCATACACTTCCACGCGTGGCGGCTGATTTGTAACATACCAATTAAGACTTTGACCAAATATGATTcacataattacaatttaaaagTGAGACCATATACcaaataatatcatatatattcCTTCCAAAAATAGTTTATCAACAAAGATGTAGTACCATATCactattatataaattttagggttaattttatataaaattaccatttttatacgtttttttattttaatcacgtactttaaaaagtgacaaataaaatcatcacctttcatttttttgcaaatctatcacgaatgtgaaaattcggtgtatctTTATTGACTCGACAACCAAAATCAATAAGAAAAGAATAATAGGaatgtattttgtgtgttaatagggcattagtcaaattaaaatatttatttgaaaggaaaaagacatcaaattttacttatcgatgatagatttgcaaaaaaatgaaaggtggtgattttatttgacacattttgaaggacgtgattaaaataaaaaacgtgtaaaagtggtgatttatatggaattaaccctaaactttaaatataatatgttataatttaaatatttaggcctagcaattaaaaaaaaaagcttcaAGACCGCTTTTTTTAATTCtagtcaatttttttactttatcaattaaatctaattttgaaaatattattttaagtataacTAAATCTtcctatataaataaattaaatatgattatATTCGCGTGACAGTATTGAATAATGATTTAGTAAAGTCAAATTCACTCAATTGaataaaaagaaagatggtaagtaaaaaaattcaatagtcGGTATCGATTCAATTGAATGGATCAGactacaataaaaattaaaaaaattaaattatgttgtAATTGATAAAGGAAAATGCTAAATTTgactaaaatgctaaaatttgatatattttggaTGATTAGGcatttaaattatttggttATTATAAGACACCCAGATAAGACTTTTCTCATAATCCTTAAAAGCTTAATCTATCATATTATTTCTGTTTTAGCtttaatttaatatcttaaTATTAATAAGTTCGGTCTGGCCACCATAGACTATTCTTCTAATTTATTCGTCTACGTTCTTTGATTTATATTCTTCTTTATCTTTGCCTAACTTCCATTAACATCAACATGAGAAGAATTTCGTATGCTAAAACTATCATCTTTACCATCATATTATCTGCTgctttaatctttattttctCTGCAGATTGTAATATCCACAGAGATGATCAGAAAATTATACAAATTTCAGAGGAATTTTTAAGTCAAACAACAATTCAGTCAACGACAATCGGTGGCATACAGTGGCTTTCTAGATTAGAAGAGGTTGATGAAGATGTTGCTGAATTGAATTCCTTAGTTGCTCCATTTAATGTTACAGAAGAAGAAAGAATCGAATGGTTTCGGAAAAATCTGCGTAAATTCGATATTTTCAAGTCGAATGAGTTAGCTCAGCGATTTCATACTCGAGTTCTTGAATTTTTCGACGAAAAATGCGAAGTTCAATTCTTCATGACATGGATTTCGCCTGTTTCGTCATTCGGAAGAAGAGAATTTTTGGCTATGGATACTCTTTTCAAGGTCAACCCTAATGGATGTTTAATGATTCTGTCAGGTTCTATGGATTCTACAAAAGGGTACAAAATTCTGAAACCGTTACTGAATCTTGGATATAAAGTTACAGCAGTAACTCCTGACTTACAGTTTCTGTTCAAGAACACACCAGCAGAATCTTGGTTTCAGGAAATGAAAAGTGGTAATAAAGATCCCGGGGAGATTCCGTTAGCTCAGAATCTTTCGAATCTCATCCGACTCGCGGTTATTTACAAGTATGGAGGTGTGTACATCGACACGGATTTTATAGTTCTGAAGAGTTTTAAAGGGGTGAGAAATTCGATTGGAGCTCAGAGTATTGATCCGGTTTCTAGAAACTGGACTAGATtaaataatgcagttttggttTTTGATAAGAATCATCCACTTATATACAAGTTTATAGAAGAATTCGCGGGGACTTTTGACGGGAACAAATGGGGTCATAACGGGCCTTATTTGGTGTCTAGAGTTGTCGGAAAAGTATCAGGACGACCCGAATTCAGAAACTTCAGAGTGTTGCCGCCAATCGCGTTCTATCCGGTGGATTGGAATAAGATTGGAGGGTTTTTCAGGAAACCGGAAGATCAAGCAACTTTAAAATGGGTAAAAGCTAAACTGCTTCAGCTTAGTGGAGAGACTTATGGTTTACACTTGTGGAACAAGCAAAGCAATAGAATCAGAATTGAAGAAGGGAGCGTTATGGCCGGATTAATCTCTGATCATTGTGTAATTTGTGAATATGATTACAGATTTTGAAGAAAATAAAGCAAAGTATATTTAATTCAGAATCATATTTCAGAGACAGAGAGGTATTGTTCTGTTTCTTGATTTAATATCTTGATTTGATACTCATGTACATACAAATAACAccaataattttattgattGTTTCATTTTTGTACAACTTGTTTAAGAATTTTGAAATTACAATCCAACATTAGTAAATTTTACCACATATCATAATCCTAAGTCTTTTCAATCTTAATTTAAACCTCCTGAATCTCCAAAAAAAGAAACCCGGAAGTCTTCTAAATGATTTTTTCCGTGTCAATTTCCGCCTTACGCTGTCTGTTTTCGTATTTTTATCGGTCACGAAACTACCGTCGGAAGCGAAATTACTGATTCCATAATTACCCACACCGTTGAATTTGCGTATCGATTTGATTTCCGCCCACGGATCGTAAATTTCGTCGTCGGTTCCGCTGCTGCCCCAAAGAGGTATAGTTTTGACAAGAGGAGAGCCACTGTAATGTTGAAAATGAGTTGATAAACTAGTATGTTCCATGTCAAACAATCTCCTCAGAGATGTGTTTCCAGTCTTCATCAACTCGAGTAATCTGCCACTTTTATTAGCAGAAGAGACTTCAGAAGAGAATGACAATGAAGAAGAACataaagaagaggaagaagatgaagaccAATATAATGATTTTTGATGATCTATTATTTCtcttatctttttcttttgagaTTCCTTGTTGATCAAGCTACTTGTCTCTTCTTCTTCTGTTATTTCTGATATCATTCTACTCTAAAATGGCTGTTCCTGACAAACTTTTGCTAAAAATGTAGAGAGAAAAAAACAGGTTTGTTTTTTTGGGTTTCTGAAACACTAAAAAACAGAGGAAAATGGTGAAAAAATGGGTTTGCCGGCTATAACCAAAAGTTTgtgttttgccttaaattaAGGACAAGTTTGAAAAACCTTGGCCTGCATAaggtttttttaattgaaaatgtCTAGAATTCTGTAACAGGATCCTTGTAGGACTATCATTTCTGACACTTGCATACAAAATCTAATCATCAAAGATTTTGCTGGTACGTCCGGTGATAACAAATATAGGTGGAACAACGGCAAATCACCCAAAATCTCAATAGACAAAGTCCACTCAAGACAACGCTCGACCCCAAATAACCACGCCTAGCTCATGAAGCAGAGATAACACAAGACCGAGCTAACATCAAGCCGAGATAACCAAGAAACAGCATAATCGAGCTATGACTATGAATAGCATAGTCGAGACAATCCAAAAACAGGATAACCAAACTATGACTAGAAATAGCATAGCCAAACTAAGACAAGAAACAGGATAGCCGAGCTATGACAAGGAATAGTAACCTATGTCATACGAGGAAAGGACCATAAAAGATTTTCTGACAATGGAACGTTTGACATCATAGAACGTTGCCCCGCACCCACGAACCTGACACATTCTTCCAAAAGGAATAACAGATTTGTCCACGGCATCACGCCTCTAACCAACTTGTCCACATTGGCCTTCCCGGGTTAGAATTTCTCTCCAGTCCGGTCTAAATTCCATGAACTTTTTGGTTCATTTTTGAACTTCCGGCAGCCCGGACTTAACCTCCTTCAAAACTTTCCAAAAGTTTCCGATGGCAGCCGGACTAAAGCCTACCCAGGCTGCATGTGGTACCACCTCTGTTCTTAGGACAGCTCCATTTAGCTCCTAACAACAGGGCTATGTTAGATACAATTTCAGAATCTGTTTTCTGAAAATTGAAAGTTTGGAAGAAACTGTAAATTTCAATTTCTATCTTTTCAGAGTCATTTTTGGAAttgttaaaaaatgaaattcataaTTCCTATCCTGAAAATCTGTGAAAATGGgcataatagaaaataaaatgataacaAAGACcctataatataaacaaatgatTCTAGGAAAAACAAGCAAATAGGATAGTTCCCAGTTAACATTTTGTCTTCAGCATATGAAAATAACATCTACAGCAATGTAATTGCATCAATAAATCTGTACATTTCCAAGGAttcaaaaaaatccaataataatgataaaaaaaaaaaacgaaaaaacaATAACAGAAGGTAAATATTactaacaaacaaaaaaataaatgctAAAACAGAATCAAGTAGATCAAAGTCAACCAAAATATGCCACAAGTCATTCATTAAATCCTTTAAACCCTAATGTTAAAATACAGTTAATAAATCcataaaccctaaaaaaaacccaaattaCAAAAACCAAAGATTAACACCACATTACCAATGTTTACTTACTCTTGTTAAACTTGATCGCAAAGCAAAGTTCATTAGTATCGCCTTTTCGAAACATCCAAATAGTAACAACATCATCTTCATTCATCAACAGATTATGCTTGTCTCTGAATTTTTTCCATCCTTCTCCATTAAGTACATAATATTTTGCACACCAATACTTGAAACCCATCTCAAATTCATTCCCTGCATAATCATAAACTGTAACTTCAATTCCTTTTCCCACATCTTCATCTGCATGCAACAGAGACAAAAGATTCGTTTCCACGTCAGCTTTTCTCATCAACAATCTATTTAGACTGTTACCAAGATCACTGATTGTTAACTGTTTTTCAAATGGTTTACTACAATTTGTAATCAACCCATTTAAACCTGGAACTGAGGGGATTTTAAAAGGACTGGAATTTCTCACAAGAGCCGTTACGGGTTCGGTTCCGGGCAAGATTTTCTTGGAATCTTGTTCTTTATTATTGTTACCACCAAGATTTTTGAAGATGATTCGTGGGTATTTTCTTGAAATTGGATTGACATTgtaatttccaagaaattttCTTTTCATGCAGTTAAGAACTCGAGCCTCATCTGGGTCGAGCTTTTTCTGTTTTAAAGAAATAAGACAGTTAACTGCTGCGTCCAGCTCT
This region of Mercurialis annua linkage group LG1-X, ddMerAnnu1.2, whole genome shotgun sequence genomic DNA includes:
- the LOC126676654 gene encoding uncharacterized protein At4g19900-like gives rise to the protein MRRISYAKTIIFTIILSAALIFIFSADCNIHRDDQKIIQISEEFLSQTTIQSTTIGGIQWLSRLEEVDEDVAELNSLVAPFNVTEEERIEWFRKNLRKFDIFKSNELAQRFHTRVLEFFDEKCEVQFFMTWISPVSSFGRREFLAMDTLFKVNPNGCLMILSGSMDSTKGYKILKPLLNLGYKVTAVTPDLQFLFKNTPAESWFQEMKSGNKDPGEIPLAQNLSNLIRLAVIYKYGGVYIDTDFIVLKSFKGVRNSIGAQSIDPVSRNWTRLNNAVLVFDKNHPLIYKFIEEFAGTFDGNKWGHNGPYLVSRVVGKVSGRPEFRNFRVLPPIAFYPVDWNKIGGFFRKPEDQATLKWVKAKLLQLSGETYGLHLWNKQSNRIRIEEGSVMAGLISDHCVICEYDYRF